In the Brienomyrus brachyistius isolate T26 chromosome 20, BBRACH_0.4, whole genome shotgun sequence genome, one interval contains:
- the LOC125715723 gene encoding calpain-2 catalytic subunit-like produces the protein MLSSGIAAKLQHNRDRAQGIGSNEKAVMFLEQDFKALRQECLKSGKLFEDDAFPADPASLGYRELGPKSAKVRGITWKRPKELCPSPQFIVGGAIRTDICQGELGDCWLLAAIASLTLNEQVLARVVPRDQSFQENYAGIFHFQFWQFGEWVDVVIDDRLPARDGELQFVHSVEGSEFWSALLEKAYAKLNGSYEALSGGSTTEGFEDFTGGVTEMHELTNPNPNLFKIIQKALRRGSLLGCSIDITSLADSEAITTQKLVKGHAYSVTGAEEVSYQRTTAKLIRIRNPWGQVEWTGDWNDSSAQWSQISDEDRARLTNRSEDGEFWMSFSDFLQHFSRVEICNLTPDALSEEDTEKWSLSKFDGTWRRGSTAGGCRNYPNTFWTNPQFVIKLEEEDDDPDDEEVGCSFVVGLMQKNRRRMRKMGEDMLTIGFAIYEVRKEFVGQRKVHLNRNFFMQHGSKARSETFINLREVCGRFCLTPGEYLIVPSTFEPHLNGDFCLRIFSKKQTEFQEMDDPVESNVGEMEITEGKIDSTFKNLFGKLAGSDCEINAFELRRILNKVVSNRKEVRTDGFSLETCRNMINLLDKDGSGKLGLLEFKILWSKIEKYMEIYCQKDTDHSGTISSAEMRLAVEEAGFLLNNPLHQIVVARYSEADLTIDFDNFVGCLIRLEAMFKIFKSLDTEDSGMVSFNFAQWLTFTLL, from the exons ATGCTAAGTTCCGGAATCGCGGCTAAGTTGCAGCATAACCGTGACCGAGCTCAGGGCATCGGCAGCAATGAAAAAGCGGTGATGTTCTTGGAGCAAGATTTCAAGGCGCTCAGACAAGAGTGCCTGAAGAGTGGAAAGCTGTTCGAGGATGACGCTTTCCCGGCGGATCCGGCATCCCTTGGCTACAGAGAACTGGGACCGAAATCCGCGAAGGTGCGCGGCATCACCTGGAAACGTCCTAAG GAACTATGTCCCAGTCCACAGTTCATCGTTGGCGGTGCCATCAGGACAGATATCTGCCAGGGAGAGCTGG GGGACTGCTGGCTACTCGCCGCTATCGCCTCTTTGACCCTGAATGAGCAGGTCCTGGCTCGCGTTGTTCCACGTGACCAGAGCTTCCAGGAGAACTATGCTGGAATCTTCCACTTCCAG TTCTGGCAGTTCGGTGAGTGGGTGGACGTGGTGATCGATGACCGGCTGCCAGCCAGAGATGGGGAGCTGCAGTTCGTCCACTCAGTAGAAGGATCTGAGTTCTGGAGCGCCCTGCTGGAGAAGGCCTATGCCAA GCTGAACGGCAGCTATGAGGCTCTGTCAGGGGGGAGCACGACGGAAGGATTCGAGGACTTCACTGGGGGCGTCACTGAAATGCACGAGCTAACGAACCCAAACCCCAACCTCTTCAAAATCATCCAGAAAGCCCTGCGCAGGGGGTCCCTCCTGGGCTGCTCCATTGAC ATCACAAGCTTGGCGGATTCGGAGGCCATCACGACCCAAAAGCTGGTGAAGGGCCACGCGTACTCTGTGACCGGCGCCGAGGAG GTGAGCTACCAAAGAACCACGGCGAAGCTGATCCGTATCAGGAATCCCTGGGGACAGGTGGAGTGGACAGGCGACTGGAACGACAG CTCCGCTCAGTGGAGTCAAATCAGCGATGAGGACAGAGCGAGGCTGACCAACCGATCTGAGGATGGAGAGTTCTG GATGTCCTTCTCTGACTTCCTGCAACACTTCTCCCGGGTAGAGATCTGCAACCTCACCCCTGATGCTCTCTCTGAGGAGGACACCGAGAAATGGAGCCTGTCCAAATTTGATGGGACCTGGAGGAGAGGCTCCACCGCCGGGGGGTGCAGGAATTATCCAA ACACCTTCTGGACAAACCCACAGTTTGTGATTAAGCTGGAGGAAGAGGACGATGACCCTGACGATGAGGAGGTCGGCTGCAGCTTTGTGGTTGGCCTGATGCAGAAGAATCGGCGCCGCATGAGGAAGATGGGGGAGGACATGCTCACCATCGGCTTCGCCATCTACGAGGTGAGGAAGGAG TTTGTGGGCCAAAGGAAAGTCCACCTGAACCGGAACTTCTTCATGCAGCATGGGTCCAAGGCTCGCTCTGAAACTTTCATCAACTTGCGGGAGGTGTGCGGTCGCTTCTGTCTGACCCCCGGGGAGTATCTTATCGTGCCCTCCACCTTCGAGCCCCACCTGAACGGGGACTTCTGCCTGCGCATATTCTCCAAGAAGCAGACTGAGTTTCA AGAAATGGACGATCCCGTTGAGTCAAATGTGGGAGAG ATGGAAATAACTGAAGGGAAGATTGATAGTACATTTAAAAATCTTTTTGGGAAATTGGCTGGATCT GACTGTGAAATCAATGCCTTTGAACTAAGGAGAATTTTGAATAAAGTGGTGTCCAATC GGAAGGAAGTCCGGACAGACGGGTTTAGCCTTGAAACGTGCCGCAACATGATCAATCTTTTGGAT AAAGATGGAAGTGGAAAGCTGGGCCTTTTGGAATTCAAGATTTTGTGGAGCAAAATTGAAAAATACATG GAAATCTACTGTCAGAAGGATACTGACCATTCGGGCACCATAAGCTCTGCAGAAATGCGTTTGGCGGTGGAGGAAGCAG GGTTCTTGCTGAACAACCCTCTGCACCAGATCGTGGTGGCCAGATACAGTGAAGCTGACCTGACCATTGATTTCGATAATTTTGTGGGGTGCCTGATCCGCCTTGAGGCCATGTTTA aaatatttaaaagcctggacACAGAAGATTCTGGAATGGTGAGCTTTAACTTTGCACAG TGGCTGACTTTCACTCTACTCTAA